The sequence below is a genomic window from Bdellovibrio bacteriovorus.
AGTCTTTTATGGCGGGCTTACGATGAAGCACACGAAAACGAATTTATCGTTTACAATCAAAGCCGCTCGGAATTTATCTATCGCCGCCCGCGCAACTGGATATCGGCGAAGATGCCTTTTGGTGTTTACGTCTTGTTAATGCCCGATCAAGAGCCACCAGAATTCCTGCACCCTACCAATGAAAAATCTATTGAAATGGAGCCGTTCTTCGCCCTTTAATCGTCAAGGGCCCGAAGACGTTTCTTTTCTAGGTAAGTACGTAGAAAATACACCTGACCGAAGTTAAATATAATCAAGGTGAACTTAACAAGAAACGAGAAGATCTGTCGAGAGACGGTCGTATCCTGGTAATTTAAAAGCTCACTGCAAATCAATAAAACCATGCACCCAGCGAAATTCAAAAAGATCACGGTGTGATCCATTTCCTCAAGCAAGAAGAGCGGAAATAAAACCACCAACGCCAAGAAGATATTGATCTCTTTGCCAATCTCAGGAAAGAAAAAGACCTGCGCACTGCAAATCTGCGTAAGAACGCATATCACAATGACCGCCAGATAGTTTTTTTGCTTAAAGAAAAGATAGGCCGAACCCAATTGACCTGCAGAACACACGATAATGGCTAAGACCACAGCCCACAAATCAATCCCCATGGTCAGGTAATATGAACAAAACATTGTCGATACGATCCATTGTACGATGGCGAAATAAAAGCCAATCCTGTTTTGTGCGGCCATAGCCGTGGATTTAACGGTATTTTCTTTGTCATTAGCCGATGTAAAGTACATAAAACTGACTTAAAGCCCCTCTTAAAAAAACATCATTCAATCATAGGGGGAAAGACTGCGCAGTAGTGTTTCGTTTATGCAATCTTCAAAAGCACTGGCTAATTTTTGGCACCCTGACCAAAGTTTCCTCTGTCATAGAGATCTTAAGCGCAATGAGGTCGGCCTCATGTTTGCTCTTTTCGATGATATGTTTTCAATGTTTTTAGACTGTCTCATTTTGAAACGTTCGGCGCGAGCTTGGCTGCTTGCAACTCTGCTATTTTCCGGAACCGCGTTCGCTCAAGATGCAGTTCAGATCGATCCGGGAAACCAGAAACTTTCGTCTGCGGATCGCATTGCTAATATTCTTATTAATTCACTTCCTGAATCCGGCGTAAAAAAGGGCTTGCAGCGCTACTATGAAATCATCAATCCCAGCGCCTATGAGGCGGATGCCGAAGTCGCTTTTAGCAACTCAGGTTTAAGCCTGTACTTTGCCCGTCAGTTCAAGGGAAACGCCTGCTTTGCTGAAAAAACCCTGCGCTTTTATCACGACATCAGATCAACTACGAAAAACACTCAAAAGACCGATCCTCAAATGCAACGTCACAGCCGCACCTCTTTAGGAGACACTGCCGGCGGCACGCGCAAAGATTTACCAGCGGGATGGCTTTTCCAAAAGGCTTTGACCTTTACAAAGGGAAATCCCAACGCCGCTTTAAGCCTGATAGGAATCTGTGGGCATGATGATATCGCCCAGGGAACGGCCTTTAATCAAGAAGCTGAAGACAAGCTGCTGGCGCAAGGCTATAAGTGGGAAGATCTCTATTTAGACCCCGATACGACAGGCGAAGAAGAAACTTTCTGCCCACCGCGCGAATCAGATTTCTATATTGCACGATCTTTATCGAAAAAATCCGACATCAGTGACAGCTTAAAACGCCGTATTTTAGAAGTTCAATATCCAGGAAAAAAAGCAGAACAGATTGCCTCTAAGAACTATCACGTTTTAGGTGCTGCTTTTATGACCTGCCAAATGATCGAAGCAGGTTTAAATCCTTACTTGGCTATTCAAGTGGAAACAACGGCCGCAAATCTCTATCGAGGCATCCGTTTGTGTCAAAATATCGAAGCTCCGGCTAGTTTATTCTGGAAACTTCAAAAAATGCCTGAGCTTTTACGCCGCCCCCATTCCTATACTTTTGAACAAGCCGTGGTTCGCAAGGCTTTAGATCGCGGGACTAATAAAGAATGTACGATGAAGAAAATTGAAACAGATCCTTTGTGTGAATTGCTTTACAAAGTCGGTTCGGGATTTGACTTAACATCTCCTCGCGCGGCAGCTCGTGCAGAAGAACAGCTTAATAAGTATCTAGATATGATGATTCCCAGCGGAGTCTACACGTCTTGGAATATCACGGGAAAAGTAGCTGGCATTAGCATCCCATGCACACGCGATCAGCTCTTTGGCCCCCACCCTTTTATGAAATGGTTGGTGGGACAAGGTCACTTACCATTGAATATTTGCGGAAAAGGATTGTCTTTAGAAAGCTGTCGCAAGGCTCTAAACACCTTGCGCACTTGGGAAGTGGATTTTGATTGGACGGTATCCCAACACTTAGCAGGAGCACAGTTTGCTGCGGGCGTCTGTAAGCCCCTGCCACAGGGAACGTCTTCGTTTCAACACTTCTGCGACTAAGCGGATTTCTTTAGTCCCGTCAAAGTTTCTAAATGCACGATGGTTTCCGTTAAACCTTCTGTTGACTCATTCAAGCTAGATGCCGCCTGAGAAATGGTTTCTGAAGAAGCGGCGTTCGTTTGCGTTGCTTGATCCAATTGATTCATGGCTTGAGTGATTTGACCGACTCCCGTGCTTTGCTCCACACTGGCTGTCGCGATTTCGTCATTCAACGCCGCCACTTTATTTACGGAGTCTACGATGCGTTTTAAAACTTCGTGACTGGAGTCTGCCACCTTCTGCCCGTTTTCAACTTGCGCCACACTTTCCGAAATCAGATCCGAGATCTCTTTTGCTGAAGTTGCACTTCTTTGCGCCAAAGCACGAACAGCATCGGCAACAACCGCAAACCCCTTCCCTTGCTCGCCAGCACGAGCGGCTTCAACGGCGGCGTTTAGCGCCAATAAGTTTGTTTGAAAGGCGATGTCGTCAATCACATTGATAATATCTTCGATTTTCTTTGAAGACGTCGCAATTTCATTCATGGAGGTCATCAAAGAGGCGATCTCGCGCGAGCCTTCTTCCGCGGAACGTTTTGACGTTTGCGAAAGCTCTGATGCAGACTTGGCATTGTCAGCATTAAGCTTGATCATGCTCGATAATTCTTCTAAGGATGCAACGGTCTCTTCTAATGACGCTGCGGACTCTGTCGATGCCGCCGAAAGATCGGAACTTGAAGAAGACAGATTTGAAACCAGATCTCGAATCTTTCCATAGGCTTTTGACAAAGCTTCTGTCTGCAAGCGAATCCCTTGCTTTAAGGCGTGCGAAGACATGAACATCGAAAAAGAAAGACCGATAATCATCAAAGCCACACTGGCCATACCAACTTGAGCAAAACGCAGTGCTTTGTCCACAGCGCCATCGGTGCGTGCTTGAAGTTCTTTTTCGAACTGATTGATAGGCTCCCCGATGGTCACTAGAAACTTATGATAAGCTTCATCATGCATCAGCTTTCGCGCCATCTCTAAATCGGGAGTTTTTTGCACCGTGAATTTCCCAGATGCATCCTGGAAAAGACCTTTTGCTGCATTCATAGCGATGGTCTCGGTCACCACCAGATCGTTAGAGCGCTTTTGCGCCTCTGCCAGTAAGGCAAATTCTTTATCTGTGAATCCCGCTTCTTTCATCAGCTCCGTTGAAGACACTTTTCTGCCGTCGGGACGCGCTTTTTCACCATTACGAACGGCGATGATGTCGAAATATTCTTTTTCGTATTTTTCATCTCCGGTCACGACAAAGGTGCGTGCCGTGCGAGTGAGGTTGGCTGAATCATCACGCATCTTTTGTGCTAATTGAATCGAAACGAATTTAGACGTGTGAGCAGTATCAAGTTCTTTTTGATAGTAGTAAGCGCTGCCAATACAGATATAAAGAGCGATTACCAAACCAAAAGACAGGAAGTTAAAGAAACGTACCCTTGCGAAGACATTCATTGAGCGGACCTCTTGTGAGAATTATTTGAGAAACCTATTCGGATCCCAAACATTTCCCTAAAGCAGTCGCTTTTGTTTACTCGCGTTTAGATAAGAGGCATTTCGCCGCTGGTCACTGCTTCGCGCACTTGCGGCCAGAACCAGTCAAGCTGTGGATCCGATGCAATAACATCCTTAATCAGGACTTTGATATCGCTTCGGTTTGAGATTTCTCGGCGCAACCAGATTTCGATCTCGTCGTATCCAGGGCCGATGATGGTGATTTCAACATGACTTAGGAAATGAAGCAGATGAAGGTCTTGTGTCGCCACGTCTTGGCCTGCGGACTTCGCACGAATGAAATTAAGGACCTCATTTTTGATGTCCGAAAAATTGCGATGATTGATACGGCGAAGAATTAAGTCTGCACGATGATCGCGATTGATCCATCGCTGATGCAGGCCTCTTTGTACTAGATTTATAAGGAAGTTGCGCAATACAGAAGACACCTGACGAAAATCTTCGTCCGGTAACCCCATCACCTGCATCAAATCTACGTAGCGAGCCTGTTCCTGGCCGCGACGAAGAGAGGTGAGGACTTCAGGAATTCGTAAAACCGATTCGCGAATACCCTGAAGATCAATTCCTGCTCCATCCGTGAAGTAGAGAATTCTCATATCCTTATCATGACCTATCTTTTCGAAATGTGTGTAGGTTTTTAAGCATTCAAGACCATGGTCCAGCTTGTATTTTTTCGTGCAGACCCCCCGCCTTTTTGATAGGATAGATCGAGGCCCAAGGACTAGGTCTCGGCAAATTATGCCGGTATAAAACAAAGGATTGTGCAACTGTGATTTCACGTAACCCGAAGAATCAACGCCCCCCTTTTGAAAGATTATATTCCTATATTCTTTTTGCGTTTGTGGGTTATTGCATCGCGGACCTTGCCATTTTGGCTTATCGCGACCGCATGTTGCCTCAATCCGCCCCTGCGGCTCGCCCCAAACCACCGGCAGCTGACATGTCTGTCAGTCGCGGCGCTTACAACACTATTACGACACGCAATATGTTTGCCTCCAACGGACAAATTCCTGAGCCCTTGGTGGATAAGTCCAAAGGTGCCGAAGCGCAGAAAGAAGCCGATCCGGTTCCATCACAATTGCCTCTGACTTTGATTGGCACTTTGGTGCATTCAAATCCGGATAAATCCCTGGCCGCTATTGATGTTCGTGGAAAAAACCAAGTTGTCTCTTACAGTCCTGGAAAAGAAATTGAAGGCATGGCCTCTATTATTCGTGTAGAGCGCCAAAAAGTTATTTTCCGCAATCTCAATTCCAACCGTTTGGAATATATTGAGATGAAAAAAGACGCTGGCAAAGTGGCCTTCGGTGCGGGTCGTCCTGCGGCCGCTGGTGGCAAAGAAGTTCAATCCGTGGGCAATAACAACTTCGTTATCAAACGTGCAGATTTATTGAAATATACGAATGATCTTTCCAGCATCTTGATGCAAGCGCGTGCGGTTCCTAATCGCGAACCCGGCACTGGCGCCATCAATGGCTTCCGTCTTTTAGACATGCAACCAGGAAGTATTTATGAGCAGCTTGGCTTGCAACGCATGGACGTGATTAAATCTGTTGACGGAACTCCTGTCGATAGCCCGGCAAAAGCCATGGAACTCTATAATACATTGAAAAATTCACCGAAAGTGTCTTTGCAAATTGAGCGCAACGGTAAAACGGAGACGATGACTTACAATATTCAATAAGATCTCCGCGAAAGATTTAGCAACTGGATTTTACAACTCCTCAAGGAGAGGATATATGAAAAAGACTGTCAGCATAGGACTTGCTTCACTGATGACCGCACAGCTCGTCGGCCCTGCCGCGAATGCGCAGTTTGAGGACTTCCCGCCTCCACCACCGCCTCCGTCTTCGGATTTTGGTGATGATTCAGGCTTTCCTCCTCCACCAGCTAATAATGATGCTTTTTCAGCTCCTTCACTTCCCAGCAGCGGCCCGAGTGCGGGCGGTTCTCGTGGCGGCGGAAATGCCGCGGGCGGAATGGATGTTCTTAGCAAGAATGCTCGTGATAAATTTGCTAAAGCTCCGATTGAAGATATCAACAGTCAAAATTTTCCTGAGACGATTGAGTCTTTCGATTTTCCGAATGTGGAAATCACAGATCTGATCAAGGCCATCGGCGAATTGACAGGTAAGAACTTTATCATCGATCCAGGCGTTCGCGGAAAAATCACGATCACGGCTCCAAGTAAAATCACCGTGGCAGAAGCTTATAAGGCTTTCTTGTCAGCCCTTGCAATCAATGGTTTTACAGTGGTTCCTTCAGGCAGCTTCTTGAAAGTAAAATCCGCAAGAAATGCGCAACGTGATAATATCGAGACATTCTCTGGCGCTTACTATCCGAACAGCGATCAGATGATCACTCGTATCATCCACTTGAAACACATTTCAGCCGCTCAAGTAAATAGAGACCTTCGTATCCTTCCATCTAAAGATGGTGAGATGAATATTTACGAGCCGACAAACTCGATCATCATTTCGGACTACGGTTCTAACATTGATCGCGTGATGAAAATCATCAGTCAGTTGGACGTTCCGGGATTTGAAGAACAACTTGAAGTTATTCCTATTAAGTACGCAAAAGCGAAAGACTTGGCAGACTTGGTAGATAAGATCGTCAATAAAGGGAATAAAACTCAAGGTTCAGCTCCAGGGACATTCTCCGCGGGCGTTCCAAGATTCTCTCGTTCCGCGGGAGCTTCTAGCCAACAAGGTGCGAGTTTCTTTATGGCGATTCCAGATGATCGCACAAACTCGATCATCGTCGTCGGCAATAAATCAGGCATCGTTCGTATTAAAAAATTGATCTCTCAGCTTGATTTCAAAATCCGTCCTGAAGAATCTGGCGGCGTTTACGTATACCACGTGAAAAACGGTGATGCGGAAAAATTGGCGCAAACTCTTCAAGGTGTGACGAAGGATGCAGCTCCAAAACCTCAAACAGGTGGCAGCTTGTTATCTCCTATCGGCGCTGGCGGTCAAATGCAGGCTCCGCAAGAGATCTTCGGTGGCGATGTTAAAATCGTCGGCGATAAAACAACAAACAGCCTTATTATCACAGCGAGCAAGCAAGACTACGAAGTGGTTCTAAGTCTTTTGAACAAAATCGACACTCCTCGTGACCAAGTTTTCGTTGAAGCCATCATCATGGAGATGAGCGCGAACGACGGTAATACTTGGGGCGTGGGTTACTATAAGTACGGTGATACAGGTTATGGTAAAGTCGGCTTCAACGGCGGTCTGGATATCAACAGCTTGCTAAGCCCCACAGGTGGAGCGGGTGCCGTGATCGGCTTCGGTCAAGGTGATGTGGTTGAAGTGACAGATCCTGTTTCTAAATCCACGATCAAGATTCCGAACTTGGTTGGATTCATCAACTTCTTAAAAACGACGAAAAAAGCCAACATCCTTTCAACTCCAACTTTGATGACTTTGGACAATCAAGAGGGTGAACTAGAAGTCGGTGATAAAGTCGTGACAGGCTCAACAACAACGACACCAACAAATGGCTCTCCGATCACAACGCCAACGTTTGAAGATGCGACGATCAAATTGACGCTAAAGCCTTATATCAGCCCAGCGACAAATCAGATCCGCATGGAGATCAAACAACAAGTGTCCCAGCTTTCTACGGCAAGTACTCCGAAGGCGTTCCAAGATTCAACTCAGCCTTTGGCGAAGCGCTCGATCAAAACTGTGATCAACGTAAATAACGGTGACACAGCGATTCTGGGTGGCTTGATGAAAGAACAAGACATTGAATCTATCAGCAAGGTTCCTCTTCTCGGCGACATCCCTATTTTGGGTTGGTTGTTCAAGTCCCGCACGATTTCGAAAGATAAAACGAATATGGTTGTGTTCTTGACTCCGAAAATTGTGAAAAACTCTGCAGATACGAATGCGATTACAAATAGAACGCTGGATGAACGTATTGATTTTATCAAAGCTCAGGGCGGAGTCGATCCTTATGGTAAAAAGATGGATGCGATTCATCAGAAGGCACGTGCGGGCCTCAATGGCAGTAATAACGCCGTCCCTGCTGAAACGTCCCAACCTGTAATTGAAGAGGAATAAGAAAACATGGCCTCCGTGGATATTCAAACGATACTGTCTAAAGCGACCTCCCTGTCACAGGACCAAATCCGTTCTGTGCTTAACAATCCCTCGGTGGTGAGACCCGTCACCGTGGGCGAGGCTTTGGCAGCGAAAGAATTTTCCACGGCGGATGAAGTGGTCGCCGATTTGTGTAAGGAATTGGGCTTGGATTTTATCCGCGACATTCCTGTCAGTGATATCGCCGTCGACTTGATCCGTGATCTTCCTATCAACTACGCAAAACAACACAATGTTCTTCCTTACAAGGAAGAGTCCGAGACACTGATTGCTTTGACTAGCAATCCAGTGAATTTAAAAGCACTTGATGATCTGAAGGTTCTTTTCGGTAAACGCGTTCGTCCGCTTGTGACGACGACAAGCCGTATTCAAGATGCGATCAATAAAGTTTACGAAAAAAGCACGGCAAATCTTTCGGGCCTTGATGAAATCGAAGAAGAAGATTACGACCTTGATGATCCTATCGTCGACCTTCTAGAGGCAGGCGAAGATGATGCGCCCGTGATCAAGATGGTGAACAGCCTTCTGTTCCGTGCCGTGAAAGAAAAAGCTTCTGATATCCATATCGAACCTTATGAAAAAGACATGGTCGTGCGCTTTCGCATGGACGGTATTTTGTTCGACGTCTTTAAACCACCTAAGAAACTTCAAAACGCGATCACGTCCCGTATCAAAGTTATGGCGAACTTGAACATCGCGGAAAAGCGTCTGCCGCAAGATGGCCGTATTCCTTTGAAAGTCGGCGGTAAAGATATCGACATCCGTCTTTCAACGGTGCCGACGGCTCACGGCGAGCGTCTGGTGATGCGTATTCAAGATAGATCCAGCATCGTTCTAGAACTTCAACAACTCGGTTTTTCGACAGAGAACTTAGATCGTTTGGATGATCTTTTAGCGCGCTCATACGGAATCTTTCTTGTAACCGGTCCTACGGGTTCCGGTAAGTCGACAACTTTGTATGGCGCTCTTTCAAAATTAAATAAACCTGATGTGAACATCCTGACCGTCGAAGACCCAGTGGAGCAACGTATCCACGGGATTGGCCAGGTGCAAGTGAACTCTAAGATCGGATTAACATTCGCCGCGGGATTAAGATCCTTCCTTCGTCAAGACCCTGACATCATCATGGTCGGTGAGATTCGTGACTTGGAAACTGCCGAACTTGCAATTCAAGCATCGTTAACTGGTCACTTGGTTTTATCTACTTTGCATACGAATGACTCTGCCGGTGCCTTTCCTCGTTTGATCGATTTCGGCGTTGAGCCTTTCTTGATCGCGACCTCCATTCAAGGTGTTGTCGCGCAACGTCTGGTGCGTGTTCTTTGCCCGCACTGTAAAGCACCTTATGAGCCCTCTGACTTTGAATTGCAAACAATCGGCGTCACTCGTGAGGAAGCTAAAAACTCACACATCTGCCGCGCGATGGGTTGTAATCACTGTGGTCAAAAAGGTTACTCAGGCCGTACGACGATCAGTGAGCTTTTGATTGTCACTGACGACGTTCGCTCTTTGATCATGCAACGTAAAGACGGTAACTCGATTAAGAAGCAAGCTGTCGCCAATGGTATGAAAACCTTCCGCGATCACGGGGTCCAAAAGGTCCTTGCGGGAATTACGACTATTGAAGAACTTGCTTCCAACACGCAATTGGATATTTAAGTCGGCGGCAGCTGGCAGAGCCGAAGCGCCTTCGGGCGCGCAGGCTAAAGCAGGGCCGCGAGACCGCGAGCGCAGCGCCAGAGGCGCGAAACTGAAGCAGCATTTTTTAGGATAAGCAAATGCCGATTTTTGAATACAAAGGTCTGTCCCGAGACGGAAAAAACGTAAAAGGTGTCGTTGACGCAGAAAATCTGCGTGCGGCGCGCACGAAGCTTAAAAAAGACAATATTTACGTCGTCGATATCCGCGACAAAAAGAAAGTCGATCCTAAAAAGAAATCAGGCGCGAGATCCAGCGCGAAAGTGGGCGTTAAAGAACTGGCGCTTATGACTCGTCAGTTAGCGACGTTAATCAAAGCCAATATTCCTCTCGTGGATGCTCTGACTGCCGTTTCCGAGCAAGTTGAAAATGCGGCTCTATCTGAAGCCATTGCAGATTGCAAAAACATGGTGAATGAAGGCTCCCCGTTTCACAAAGCCTTGGCAAAATATCCCAACATCTTCACAAATATTTATATTTCAATGGTTGAAGCCGGCGAAATGTCAGGAAGTTTGGATGTTATCTTAATGCGTCTTGCGGAATTCACCGAAGCGCAAGCTGATTTGCGTGCGAAAGTCAGTAGTGCCATGACCTACCCGATCATCATGATGGTCGTGACTTTGGGTCTATTGGGCTTCCTTTTTGTGTTCTTGATTCCAAAAATGGTGACTGTCTTTGAATCCGCGCCGAATCTGCAACTTCCTTGGTACACGGTCACTTTGATTGATGCCAGTCAGTTTGTTGTAAACTACTGGTACCTCCTCGTCGGAAGTGCCTTGATTTTGTATCTTCTATTCAAAAACTGGAAAAACACGCCAGCAGGACGCAATCAATGGGATGCGATCTCGTTGAAGCTTCCGATTGTAGGCCCCACTGTTCGCATGGTGGCTGTTTCTCGTTTTACGAGAACTTTGGCGACACTTTTAACCGGTGGCGTTCCAATGCTAGCAGCTTTAGACATCGTTCGTAACGTTGTGAATAACCACGTATTGGCGCAGGCGATTGACGAAGCCCGCTCTAACATTTCTGAGGGTGAATCCATCGCGGGTCCTTTGAAAAAATCGGGTCAATTTCCACCGATCGTAATTCACATGGTGAACATTGGTGAAAAGACCGGTGAACTAGAAAACATGTTGTCACAAGTATCCGACGCCTATGACTTCCAAGTGAAAACAAAGTTGGAAGGCTTAACAAGTCTGATGGGCCCCGTTGTCATCGTTATGATGGGTTTTGCCATCGGCATGATCGTAGTTGCTGTGATGGTGCCTATGTTTGAAATGGCAAACATCGCCGGATAAACTTAAAGTACAACATCAACTAAAGTCTGTATCTCTTCTTAAGTCGGGTCCAAAATATTTTAGATCACTGTCAGATCTCATTCTGGGTAAAGCCGCATGTGTGCTTTACCTG
It includes:
- the gspC gene encoding type II secretion system protein GspC, yielding MISRNPKNQRPPFERLYSYILFAFVGYCIADLAILAYRDRMLPQSAPAARPKPPAADMSVSRGAYNTITTRNMFASNGQIPEPLVDKSKGAEAQKEADPVPSQLPLTLIGTLVHSNPDKSLAAIDVRGKNQVVSYSPGKEIEGMASIIRVERQKVIFRNLNSNRLEYIEMKKDAGKVAFGAGRPAAAGGKEVQSVGNNNFVIKRADLLKYTNDLSSILMQARAVPNREPGTGAINGFRLLDMQPGSIYEQLGLQRMDVIKSVDGTPVDSPAKAMELYNTLKNSPKVSLQIERNGKTETMTYNIQ
- the gspD gene encoding type II secretion system secretin GspD, with product MKKTVSIGLASLMTAQLVGPAANAQFEDFPPPPPPPSSDFGDDSGFPPPPANNDAFSAPSLPSSGPSAGGSRGGGNAAGGMDVLSKNARDKFAKAPIEDINSQNFPETIESFDFPNVEITDLIKAIGELTGKNFIIDPGVRGKITITAPSKITVAEAYKAFLSALAINGFTVVPSGSFLKVKSARNAQRDNIETFSGAYYPNSDQMITRIIHLKHISAAQVNRDLRILPSKDGEMNIYEPTNSIIISDYGSNIDRVMKIISQLDVPGFEEQLEVIPIKYAKAKDLADLVDKIVNKGNKTQGSAPGTFSAGVPRFSRSAGASSQQGASFFMAIPDDRTNSIIVVGNKSGIVRIKKLISQLDFKIRPEESGGVYVYHVKNGDAEKLAQTLQGVTKDAAPKPQTGGSLLSPIGAGGQMQAPQEIFGGDVKIVGDKTTNSLIITASKQDYEVVLSLLNKIDTPRDQVFVEAIIMEMSANDGNTWGVGYYKYGDTGYGKVGFNGGLDINSLLSPTGGAGAVIGFGQGDVVEVTDPVSKSTIKIPNLVGFINFLKTTKKANILSTPTLMTLDNQEGELEVGDKVVTGSTTTTPTNGSPITTPTFEDATIKLTLKPYISPATNQIRMEIKQQVSQLSTASTPKAFQDSTQPLAKRSIKTVINVNNGDTAILGGLMKEQDIESISKVPLLGDIPILGWLFKSRTISKDKTNMVVFLTPKIVKNSADTNAITNRTLDERIDFIKAQGGVDPYGKKMDAIHQKARAGLNGSNNAVPAETSQPVIEEE
- the gspF gene encoding type II secretion system inner membrane protein GspF, whose protein sequence is MPIFEYKGLSRDGKNVKGVVDAENLRAARTKLKKDNIYVVDIRDKKKVDPKKKSGARSSAKVGVKELALMTRQLATLIKANIPLVDALTAVSEQVENAALSEAIADCKNMVNEGSPFHKALAKYPNIFTNIYISMVEAGEMSGSLDVILMRLAEFTEAQADLRAKVSSAMTYPIIMMVVTLGLLGFLFVFLIPKMVTVFESAPNLQLPWYTVTLIDASQFVVNYWYLLVGSALILYLLFKNWKNTPAGRNQWDAISLKLPIVGPTVRMVAVSRFTRTLATLLTGGVPMLAALDIVRNVVNNHVLAQAIDEARSNISEGESIAGPLKKSGQFPPIVIHMVNIGEKTGELENMLSQVSDAYDFQVKTKLEGLTSLMGPVVIVMMGFAIGMIVVAVMVPMFEMANIAG
- a CDS encoding methyl-accepting chemotaxis protein translates to MNVFARVRFFNFLSFGLVIALYICIGSAYYYQKELDTAHTSKFVSIQLAQKMRDDSANLTRTARTFVVTGDEKYEKEYFDIIAVRNGEKARPDGRKVSSTELMKEAGFTDKEFALLAEAQKRSNDLVVTETIAMNAAKGLFQDASGKFTVQKTPDLEMARKLMHDEAYHKFLVTIGEPINQFEKELQARTDGAVDKALRFAQVGMASVALMIIGLSFSMFMSSHALKQGIRLQTEALSKAYGKIRDLVSNLSSSSSDLSAASTESAASLEETVASLEELSSMIKLNADNAKSASELSQTSKRSAEEGSREIASLMTSMNEIATSSKKIEDIINVIDDIAFQTNLLALNAAVEAARAGEQGKGFAVVADAVRALAQRSATSAKEISDLISESVAQVENGQKVADSSHEVLKRIVDSVNKVAALNDEIATASVEQSTGVGQITQAMNQLDQATQTNAASSETISQAASSLNESTEGLTETIVHLETLTGLKKSA
- the gspE gene encoding type II secretion system ATPase GspE; the encoded protein is MASVDIQTILSKATSLSQDQIRSVLNNPSVVRPVTVGEALAAKEFSTADEVVADLCKELGLDFIRDIPVSDIAVDLIRDLPINYAKQHNVLPYKEESETLIALTSNPVNLKALDDLKVLFGKRVRPLVTTTSRIQDAINKVYEKSTANLSGLDEIEEEDYDLDDPIVDLLEAGEDDAPVIKMVNSLLFRAVKEKASDIHIEPYEKDMVVRFRMDGILFDVFKPPKKLQNAITSRIKVMANLNIAEKRLPQDGRIPLKVGGKDIDIRLSTVPTAHGERLVMRIQDRSSIVLELQQLGFSTENLDRLDDLLARSYGIFLVTGPTGSGKSTTLYGALSKLNKPDVNILTVEDPVEQRIHGIGQVQVNSKIGLTFAAGLRSFLRQDPDIIMVGEIRDLETAELAIQASLTGHLVLSTLHTNDSAGAFPRLIDFGVEPFLIATSIQGVVAQRLVRVLCPHCKAPYEPSDFELQTIGVTREEAKNSHICRAMGCNHCGQKGYSGRTTISELLIVTDDVRSLIMQRKDGNSIKKQAVANGMKTFRDHGVQKVLAGITTIEELASNTQLDI